In Chitinophaga nivalis, a single genomic region encodes these proteins:
- a CDS encoding MarR family winged helix-turn-helix transcriptional regulator: MDNELLIQIRKLSQLHAYTSIQMHEAVARKAGLSGTDHKYLGFLMQKGQMTAGELSALTGLTTGAVTGLIDRFEKKKLVKRQFAKDDRRKVLIEPNTKNIMALFEPLYKEYRSHSEQLIASFSDKELKIIEAYFLKSIEIMTEETGKLNQ; this comes from the coding sequence ATGGATAATGAATTGCTCATACAAATCAGGAAACTGAGTCAATTGCACGCCTATACTTCTATTCAGATGCATGAGGCCGTGGCACGAAAGGCGGGGCTTTCAGGAACGGACCATAAGTACTTGGGCTTTTTAATGCAGAAAGGGCAAATGACGGCGGGGGAGCTATCAGCTTTAACAGGGCTCACCACCGGTGCGGTGACCGGGTTAATAGACCGGTTTGAAAAGAAAAAACTGGTGAAAAGACAATTTGCCAAAGATGACAGGCGGAAGGTACTCATCGAACCGAACACGAAAAACATCATGGCACTCTTTGAACCGCTTTATAAGGAGTACCGGAGCCATTCAGAACAGCTGATAGCTTCCTTTTCAGACAAGGAGCTCAAAATCATTGAAGCCTACTTTTTAAAATCAATTGAAATAATGACGGAGGAAACCGGAAAACTCAATCAATAA
- the ppsA gene encoding phosphoenolpyruvate synthase, producing MKKISANILGFQEIDKSKQAIAGGKGAHLGELSRIAGIQVPAGFCVTTAVYQQIIGSNETFRVLLDQLILLPMDDRKGISEIGARIRKTIEEIPIPEAIAAEIIGYLTRFDENEAFAVRSSATAEDLPAASFAGQQDTYLNIIGKTAILQHISKCWASLYTDRAIIYRMQNGFNHSQVYLAVVIQQMIFPEAAGIMFTADPVTANRKVVSIDASFGLGEALVAGLVNADHYKVRQGEFISKKISTKQLGIYAVKAGGTQQQKIAVDQQNKPALTDAQVLQLASLGRKIEAHFGSPQDIEWCWMNDTCYIVQSRPVTTLYPIPETNDNVPHVYVSVGHQQMMTDAIKPLGLSFFQLIAVRPMYHAGGRLFVDVAQELSTRAGSDRILNGLGKSDPLIKDALLTLIERGDFIKMAADDKQDDDLGKRHQAMLTAGTQIENDPNIVAELIANSETEINTLQQNIQTKSGTALFDFIREDIQRLGKELFDPRSLGVIITAINAAFWINDNMQEWLGEKNVADVLAQSVSNNVTSEMGLALLDVADVIRPYPAVIAYLQQIKEDSALTDLITLEGGAAAREAIDAYLNKYGMRCSGEIDITRMRWCEKPATLVPLILSNIKNVAPHAGKRKFDAGLAQALQKEETLLAQLKQLPDGATKARETKQKIDLIRNLSGYREYPKYAKMKRYFIYRQALLREAAALVAAGVLHKKEEIYYLTFEELWEVVRTQEVDEQLIGQRKEAYQLYEKLMPPRVLTSDGEIIRGTYKRENIPADALVGLAVSSGQIEGRARVILNMEEADLEAGDILVTAFTDPSWTPLFVSIKGLVTEVGGLMTHGAVIAREYGIAAVVGVEQATKRIKDGQRIRVNGTDGYIEML from the coding sequence ATGAAAAAAATAAGTGCCAACATACTTGGTTTTCAGGAAATCGATAAGTCGAAACAGGCTATAGCAGGAGGCAAAGGCGCCCATCTCGGAGAATTATCCAGGATCGCGGGTATACAGGTCCCTGCTGGTTTTTGCGTTACGACAGCAGTCTATCAGCAAATTATCGGGAGTAACGAAACATTTCGCGTACTGCTGGATCAGTTGATCCTGCTACCAATGGATGACCGGAAAGGCATCAGTGAAATAGGTGCGAGGATCCGTAAGACGATTGAAGAGATACCCATTCCGGAAGCGATAGCAGCGGAGATTATCGGATATCTCACGCGATTTGATGAAAATGAGGCGTTTGCGGTGCGGTCCAGCGCTACGGCAGAAGACTTGCCGGCAGCATCATTTGCCGGGCAACAGGATACGTATTTGAATATTATCGGTAAAACGGCGATCCTGCAGCATATCAGCAAATGTTGGGCATCGTTGTATACAGACAGGGCGATCATCTACCGCATGCAAAATGGTTTTAATCATTCACAGGTTTATTTAGCTGTGGTGATTCAGCAAATGATTTTCCCGGAGGCGGCCGGCATTATGTTTACGGCAGATCCGGTAACCGCCAATAGAAAAGTAGTCTCCATTGATGCCAGCTTCGGATTAGGAGAAGCCCTGGTGGCCGGCCTGGTGAATGCAGATCACTATAAAGTACGGCAGGGGGAATTCATTTCGAAGAAGATATCTACCAAGCAACTGGGTATATATGCGGTGAAAGCAGGGGGGACACAACAACAGAAAATAGCAGTAGATCAGCAAAACAAGCCGGCACTGACAGATGCGCAGGTGTTGCAGCTGGCTTCCCTGGGGAGGAAAATCGAAGCCCATTTTGGTAGCCCTCAGGATATCGAATGGTGTTGGATGAACGATACCTGTTATATCGTTCAGAGTCGCCCTGTTACCACGTTATACCCCATCCCTGAAACAAACGATAACGTCCCGCACGTGTATGTATCTGTAGGGCATCAGCAAATGATGACGGATGCCATCAAACCATTGGGGTTGTCTTTCTTTCAATTAATAGCCGTACGGCCTATGTATCACGCGGGTGGAAGGCTGTTTGTGGATGTGGCGCAGGAGTTGTCTACACGAGCAGGCAGCGATAGAATATTAAATGGATTGGGCAAATCAGATCCGCTGATAAAAGATGCGCTCCTCACCTTAATAGAACGGGGAGACTTTATAAAAATGGCGGCAGATGACAAGCAGGACGACGACCTGGGTAAACGGCACCAGGCGATGCTGACTGCCGGTACACAAATCGAAAACGATCCCAATATAGTAGCTGAGTTGATCGCCAATAGTGAAACAGAGATCAACACCTTACAACAAAATATTCAAACGAAATCGGGCACCGCTTTATTTGATTTTATCCGGGAAGATATACAGCGGTTAGGCAAGGAGTTATTCGACCCTAGAAGTCTGGGTGTTATTATAACAGCGATCAATGCTGCCTTCTGGATCAATGACAACATGCAGGAATGGTTAGGTGAAAAAAATGTAGCCGATGTACTGGCGCAATCTGTATCCAACAATGTTACTTCGGAAATGGGACTGGCACTGTTGGATGTAGCCGATGTGATACGCCCTTATCCGGCGGTTATTGCTTACTTGCAACAGATAAAAGAAGATAGTGCTTTAACAGACCTGATTACCTTGGAAGGGGGAGCAGCAGCCAGGGAGGCTATCGATGCCTATCTCAACAAATACGGCATGCGCTGTAGCGGTGAAATCGATATTACGAGAATGCGTTGGTGTGAAAAGCCGGCTACGCTGGTTCCATTGATACTTAGCAATATCAAAAACGTTGCACCGCATGCCGGCAAACGGAAATTTGACGCGGGATTAGCGCAGGCTTTACAAAAAGAAGAAACGTTGCTGGCGCAATTGAAACAATTGCCCGATGGTGCAACCAAAGCCCGTGAAACAAAACAAAAGATAGACCTGATCAGAAATTTAAGTGGTTACCGGGAGTATCCCAAATACGCCAAGATGAAACGCTATTTCATTTACCGGCAGGCATTACTGCGGGAAGCTGCTGCACTTGTAGCGGCTGGCGTCCTGCATAAAAAGGAAGAGATATACTACCTCACTTTTGAAGAGCTATGGGAAGTAGTACGTACACAGGAGGTAGATGAACAGTTGATCGGTCAACGAAAAGAAGCGTACCAGCTATATGAAAAACTGATGCCACCACGGGTACTCACCTCTGATGGAGAAATCATCCGGGGCACCTACAAACGGGAAAATATACCGGCCGATGCCCTGGTAGGACTGGCTGTTTCTTCCGGACAGATAGAAGGGCGCGCCCGTGTTATTTTAAATATGGAAGAGGCGGATCTGGAAGCAGGAGATATCCTGGTTACCGCTTTTACAGATCCCAGCTGGACGCCTTTATTTGTATCCATCAAGGGACTGGTGACCGAAGTAGGTGGACTAATGACCCATGGTGCTGTCATTGCGCGGGAGTATGGGATTGCAGCAGTCGTTGGCGTAGAGCAGGCGACAAAGCGGATTAAAGACGGACAACGCATCCGCGTGAACGGCACCGATGGATATATAGAGATGCTATAA